A part of Drosophila ananassae strain 14024-0371.13 chromosome 2R, ASM1763931v2, whole genome shotgun sequence genomic DNA contains:
- the LOC6506240 gene encoding ubiquitin carboxyl-terminal hydrolase 32 isoform X1, producing the protein MGTKESKHACISYEDAVKRVSDAELRRLKDAFKKSAGVGRQFLSRNAFQQDVLCEGVPPKITDMLYAACGGSQRGISFKDLLCGLVLITRGTQEEKTKFLWNLYCNDAGTYIIKTDYVRNVNLAPFESVSLFAQSERVNFEQFQDWIVKHRNATVLSKWLLADNCVSLTSELETPTFYQSLAGVTHLEEKDIGDLEKEFWRLKNTSQNGQIDLQFLGPLISPPIPKNALAGLFNAFDENRDGHIDFKELCCGVSAACRGPGVERTRFCFKIFDVDRDGVLCHEETLQMVNVLLLVAKENRDAEHYRELTMQHVISDLLEFAQRRSPDGTPSKLTRDNVSLTAEDFMLWNVQCDMRLMQPLLDLIFELCHIVFGLWPQCKHMENDIVRGWLRREEQRPYRVGQFWYLIAHDWWLGWMQYTQHTAHTCDYCKRTASQRTAVDEALVCDESFNTNSLEQHDSYSLGSGTGSASGSNSASSGISAGRHCGPTRPGPIDNSNLITANPYRNVRTLTGEGGHLKRDTPLAQNHDFELIPKSLWKALNRWYGDNLPLPRQVIQPPNSDVDLELYPLNLRILLHQAQPSQTGAAGGSQLGSWGSTVSGGYGVLASGGGYAAIAASSVLQPPKRYLAYTAAFSRLATIRQVGDFLCEQLRLKSEDIRLWHVPYPDTGAILLEEDAMCLKELLIRDNDQLLLEIRNKDLTWPEELGSLASAQSGQGAGTPGDRRRLTRSSIMSVHAPGATGLHNLGNTCFMNAALQVLFNTQPLAQYFQREMHRFELNATNKLGTRGQLAMRYAELLKEVWTATTRSVAPLKLRFCVNKHAPQFAGGGQHDSQELLEWLLDALHEDLNRVTEKPYSELKDSNGRPDKIVAAEAWSQHHARNQSIIIDLFYGQLKSKVSCLGCGHESVRFDPFSLLSLPLPVENYVYLEVLVILLDGSVPIKYGLRLNSECKYADLKNKLATLCNLQPSLMLICELWNSQIRQVLADEEKLRPQSAKDLYIYQLPEQNNVRTRSNSVLSMHIEQGLKDIQRSSALITAQDSLSSLSTLQTSSHRASSRVLCNGHISGLDIEPEAEAESEVTRYNNSGNIFSGNGSGDNQVHELLPDEAGKVSRCFGKRECMPHSLFCFKESLTLSSSPENNFIHGAAAQQKRVSSAKLLHTESNTSSMSYTNPSGENSMESSLTEPNPLAELAGGAHVSGSGSEDSASSCRTSPNESSGLSTAHTLGASLDVDEQAEEGNEEEPDQQITTSQPETSSGVYSRRSSQPHKAGKYLVAVHRKITRHDSYFLSYHKTRPSLFGVPLLIPNSEGGTHKDLYCAVWLQVSRLLSPLPATTDQANHAADCDDSLGYDFPFTLRAVKADGLTCAICPWSSFCRGCEIRCNNDFVLQGALPPINAASSNTTTPKMNAKFPSLPNLEVKRTPEYTASLSYTPTTKYFEDFTIAIDWDPTALHLRYQSTLERLWVDHETIAISRREQVEPVDLNHCLRAFTSEEKLEQWYHCSHCKGKKPATKKLQIWKLPPILIVHLKRFNCVNGKWVKSQKVVHFPFDDFDPTPYLASVPQETILRHKELLELKRDNEFTMASSEVVSELDEMDAASNQDIDEKEAKPATASPVTTSNIMRQNRSINTVRRQRLISTSLTKTPIVDGEFEDYHQHRLKEEVDEFDPKYRLYAVVSHSGMLNGGHYISYASNASGSWYCYNDSSCREISQKPMIDPSAAYLLFYERKGLDYEPYLPNIEGRVLPHATGLPLEVDETEGELKKLCTIS; encoded by the exons ATGGGCACCAAGGAGTCCAAGCACGCTTGCATCAGCTACGAGGATGCCGTTAAGCGAG TCAGCGACGCGGAGCTGCGGCGCCTGAAAGATGCCTTCAAGAAGTCAGCGGGAGTGGGACGACAGTTCCTTAGCCGGAATGCTTTTCAGCAGGATGTGCTGTGCGAGGGAGTGCCGCCGAAGATCACGGACATGCTGTATGCAGCCTGCGGTGGATCGCAGCGTGGAATTTCCTTTAAGGACCTGCTCTGCGGCTTAGTCCTCATCACCAGAGGCACTCAGGAGGAGAAAACAAA ATTTCTGTGGAACCTCTACTGTAATGATGCCGGCACCTACATCATCAAGACGGACTACGTGCGCAATGTGAACCTGGCTCCGTTCGAGAGCGTCTCCCTATTCGCCCAGAGCGAACGTGTCAATTTCGAGCAGTTCCAGGACTGGATCGTCAAGCATCGCAATGCCACGGTTCTTTCCAAATGGCTGCTGGCGGACAACTGTGTCAGTCTCACTTCGGAGCTGGAGACCCCCACGTTTTATCAGAGCTTGGCTGGCGTTACTCATCTGGAGGAGAAG GACATTGGTGATCTGGAGAAGGAGTTTTGGCGCCTCAAAAACACCTCGCAAAATGGCCAAATCGATCTGCAGTTCCTCGGTCCCCTAATCAGCCCACCAATACCAAAAAATGCACTGGCAGGACTGTTCAATGCATTCGATGAAAACCGTGATGGACACATCGATTTCAAGGAGCTGTGTTGCGGCGTAAGTGCGGCTTGCCGAGGACCTGGAGTGGAAAGGACGCGCT TTTGTTTCAAGATCTTTGATGTGGATCGGGACGGAGTTTTGTGCCACGAGGAGACACTACAAATGGTAAACGTTTTGCTGCTGGTGGCCAAGGAGAACCGTGATGCCGAACACTATCGGGAGCTCACCATGCAGCATGTAATCAGTGATCTGCTGGAATTTGCACAACGCCGGAGTCCAGACGGCACGCCCAGCAAACTAACTCGGGATAATGTGTCACTTACCGCCGAGGACTTTATGCTCTGGAATGTACAGTGCGATATGCGGCTGATGCAGCCCCTCCTTGACCTGATCTTCGAGCTCTGTCACATAGTCTTTGGTTTGTGGCCGCAGTGCAAGCACATGGAGAACGACATTGTCCGGGGATGGCTGCGCCGTGAGGAGCAAAGACCGTATCGCGTCGGCCAGTTCTGGTATCTGATTGCCCACGATTGGTGGCTGGGATGGATGCAGTATACCCAGCACACGGCCCATACCTGCGACTATTGCAAGCGCACCGCCAGCCAGCGAACCGCCGTGGATGAGGCACTCGTGTGCGATGAAAGCTTTAACACTAATAGCCTTGAGCAGCATGATAGCTACTCGCTGGGTTCTGGCACAGGCTCAGCCTCTGGCTCCAATTCAGCCAGCAGTGGCATCTCTGCGGGCCGACACTGTGGACCAACACGGCCCGGACCCATCGACAACAGCAACCTGATCACCGCGAATCCGTACAGAAATGTGCGCACTCTTACGGGCGAAGGAGGTCATCTTAAGCGGGACACACCCCTAGCGCAGAATCACGACTTTGAGTTGATTCCCAAATCGCTTTGGAAAGCTTTAAATCGGTGGTATGGCGATAATCTGCCACTACCCCGGCAG GTCATACAACCTCCAAACTCCGATGTGGATCTGGAGCTATACCCGCTCAACCTGCGCATCCTGCTGCATCAGGCCCAGCCCTCACAAACCGGAGCTGCTGGAGGTTCTCAGCTGGGCAGTTGGGGCTCCACGGTGAGCGGTGGCTATGGAGTTCTTGCCTCGGGTGGCGGATATGCGGCCATCGCCGCCAGCAGTGTCCTTCAGCCGCCCAAGCGGTACCTAGCCTACACAGCTGCTTTTAGCCGCCTGGCCACCATTCGTCAGGTCGGAGATTTTCTCTGCGAACAACTGCGTCTGAAATCGGAAGATATTCGGCTGTGGCACGTGCCGTACCCGGACACTGGAGCCATATTGCTGGAGGAGGATGCCATGTGCCTAAAGGAGCTGTTAATACGAGACAATGACCAGCTCCTGCTAGAGATCCGGAACAAGGACCTGACCTGGCCGGAAGAGCTTGGCTCTTTGGCCAGCGCTCAGAGTGGTCAAGGAGCCGGAACACCGGGCGATCGCCGTCGCCTCACCCGCAGCTCCATTATGTCCGTGCATGCGCCTGGCGCTACAGGACTCCACAATCTTGGCAACACCTGTTTCATGAACGCCGCCCTGCAGGTTCTGTTCAATACCCAGCCACTGGCCCAATACTTTCAGCGCGAGATGCATCGCTTCGAGCTGAATGCCACCAATAAGCTTGGAACGAGAGGCCAGTTGGCCATGCGCTATGCGGAGCTGCTTAAGGAAGTCTGGACCGCAACGACGCGCTCGGTGGCTCCATTGAAGCTGCGCTTCTGCGTCAACAAGCATGCCCCCCAGTTCGCAGGCGGTGGTCAGCACGATTCCCAGGAGCTGCTCGAGTGGCTGCTGGACGCCCTCCATGAAGACCTCAACCGTGTCACAGAGAAGCCATACAGCGAGCTGAAGGACTCCAACGGTCGGCCCGATAAGATCGTCGCTGCCGAAGCTTGGTCTCAGCACCACGCCCGCAACCAATCGATCATTATAGACCTCTTCTATGGACAACTGAAGTCCAAGGTCAGTTGCCTGGGCTGCGGACACGAATCAGTGCGCTTCGACCCCTTCAGTCTGCTCAGTTTGCCTCTGCCCGTGGAGAACTATGTCTACCTAGAGGTTTTGG TTATCCTCCTGGATGGCAGTGTACCCATTAAGTATGGCCTTCGTCTCAACTCTGAGTGCAAGTATGCAGATCTGAAGAACAAACTGGCCACGCTTTGTAACCTCCAACCCAGCCTGATGCTCATCTGCGAGCTTTGGAACTCCCAAATACGCCAAGTTTTAGCCGACGAGGAGAAGCTTCGGCCCCAGAGTGCCAAGGATCTGTACATCTACCAACTGCCCGAACAAAACAATGTGCGAACGCGCTCCAACTCGGTGCTTAGCATGCATATAGAACAGGGACTCAAGGATATCCAAAGGAGTTCAG CGCTAATTACAGCCCAAGATTCCCTTTCCTCTTTGAGCACTCTGCAAACCTCCAGCCACCGTGCCTCGTCTCGAGTCCTTTGCAATGGCCATATATCAGGGCTAGACATAGAGCCGGAGGCTGAGGCAGAGTCAGAGGTGACTAGGTACAACAACAGTGGCAACATTTTCAGCGGAAACGGTAGCGGCGACAACCAGGTGCACGAACTTCTGCCAGATGAGGCCGGAAAGGTAAGCCGGTGCTTTGGAAAGAGAGAGTGCATGCCCCACAGCCTATTCTGCTTCAAG GAGTCGCTCACATTGAGCTCCAGTCCCGAGAACAATTTCATACACGGAGCGGCGGCTCAGCAGAAGCGTGTCTCCTCCGCCAAGCTGCTACACACGGAAAGCAACACCAGCTCCATGTCCTACACGAATCCCTCCGGCGAGAACTCCATGGAGAGCTCGTTGACGGAGCCCAACCCTCTGGCAGAGCTGGCGGGAGGAGCGCATGTGAGCGGAAGTGGCAGTGAGGACTCGGCCAGCTCCTGCCGAACATCGCCCAACGAATCCAGTGGACTGAGCACAGCTCACACGCTGGGAGCCAGCCTGGATGTGGACGAGCAGGCGGAAGAGGGTAACGAAGAGGAGCCGGATCAGCAAATAACCACCTCGCAGCCGGAAACCAGCAGTGGCGTCTACTCCCGTCGCTCCTCGCAGCCGCACAAGGCCGGCAAGTATCTAGTAGCCGTGCATCGGAAGATCACCCGCCATGACAGCTACTTCCTATCCTACCACAAAACACGGCCCAGCCTGTTTGGAGTGCCTCTGCTGATCCCCAACAGCGAGGGTGGCACGCACAAGGATCTGTATTGTGCCGTGTGGCTGCAAGTGAGCAGGTTACTTAGTCCTTTGCCGGCGACAACGGATCAGGCGAACCATGCTGCCGATTG TGATGACAGTCTGGGCTATGATTTTCCTTTCACGCTGCGAGCCGTTAAGGCGGATGGACTCACCTGTGCCATCTGCCCCTGGTCGAGTTTCTGTCGAGGCTGCGAGATTCGTTGCAACAACGACTTTGTGCTCCAGGGAGCCCTGCCTCCGATTAATGCTGCTTCCA GCAACACAACTACACCAAAAATGAATGCTAAATTCCCATCGTTACCAAACTTGGAGGTCAAAAGGACGCCAGAGTACACCGCCTCGTTATCGTATACACCGACAACGAAATATTTCGAAGACTTTACCATTGCCATTGATTGGGATCCGACCGCCCTGCATTTGCGCTACCAAAGTACCTTGGAGCGG CTGTGGGTGGACCATGAAACCATTGCCATAAGCCGACGGGAGCAAGTGGAGCCCGTTGACCTGAACCATTGCCTGCGCGCCTTTACCTCCGAAGAGAAGCTGGAGCAGTGGTACCACTGCAGTCACTGCAAGGGCAAGAAACCCGCCACCAAGAAGCTGCAAATCTGGAAGTTGCCTCCGATATTA ATTGTTCACCTGAAGAGATTTAACTGCGTCAACGGCAAGTGGGTCAAGTCCCAGAAGGTGGTACACTTTCCCTTCGACGACTTTGATCCTACTCCGTATTTGGCATCAGTTCCCCAGGAGACGATCCTGCGTCACAAAGAACTATTGGAACTAAAGAGAGACAATGAGTTTACGATGGCCAGCAGCGAAGTGGTCAGCGAGTTGGATGAGATGGATGCAGCCAGCAATCAGGATATCGACGAAAAGGAGGCAAAGCCGGCTACTGCATCTCCAGTTACCACATCCAACATTATGCGACAGAACAGAAGCATCAATACTGTCCGAAGGCAGCGCCTAATTTCCACAAGTCTCACCAAGACGCCCATAGTAGATGGGGAGTTTGAGGACTACCACCAGCATAGGctcaaggaggaggtggaTGAGTTTGACCCAAAGTACAGACTCTATGCTGTGGTG TCCCACTCTGGCATGTTGAACGGAGGCCACTACATTTCCTACGCATCGAATGCAAGTGGTTCCTGGTACTGCTACAACGACAGTTCCTGTCGCGAAATATCCCAGAAGCCAATGATAGATCCGAGTGCTGCCTATCTGCTATTCTACGAGCGCAAAGGCCTGGACTATGAACCCTATCTGCCCAATATCGAGGGCCGCGTATTACCACATGCCACTGGACTCCCGCTTGAAGTGGATGAGACCGAGGGAGAGCTGAAGAAGCTGTGCACGATATCCTAA
- the LOC6506240 gene encoding ubiquitin carboxyl-terminal hydrolase 32 isoform X2: MGTKESKHACISYEDAVKRVSDAELRRLKDAFKKSAGVGRQFLSRNAFQQDVLCEGVPPKITDMLYAACGGSQRGISFKDLLCGLVLITRGTQEEKTKFLWNLYCNDAGTYIIKTDYVRNVNLAPFESVSLFAQSERVNFEQFQDWIVKHRNATVLSKWLLADNCVSLTSELETPTFYQSLAGVTHLEEKDIGDLEKEFWRLKNTSQNGQIDLQFLGPLISPPIPKNALAGLFNAFDENRDGHIDFKELCCGVSAACRGPGVERTRFCFKIFDVDRDGVLCHEETLQMVNVLLLVAKENRDAEHYRELTMQHVISDLLEFAQRRSPDGTPSKLTRDNVSLTAEDFMLWNVQCDMRLMQPLLDLIFELCHIVFGLWPQCKHMENDIVRGWLRREEQRPYRVGQFWYLIAHDWWLGWMQYTQHTAHTCDYCKRTASQRTAVDEALVCDESFNTNSLEQHDSYSLGSGTGSASGSNSASSGISAGRHCGPTRPGPIDNSNLITANPYRNVRTLTGEGGHLKRDTPLAQNHDFELIPKSLWKALNRWYGDNLPLPRQVIQPPNSDVDLELYPLNLRILLHQAQPSQTGAAGGSQLGSWGSTVSGGYGVLASGGGYAAIAASSVLQPPKRYLAYTAAFSRLATIRQVGDFLCEQLRLKSEDIRLWHVPYPDTGAILLEEDAMCLKELLIRDNDQLLLEIRNKDLTWPEELGSLASAQSGQGAGTPGDRRRLTRSSIMSVHAPGATGLHNLGNTCFMNAALQVLFNTQPLAQYFQREMHRFELNATNKLGTRGQLAMRYAELLKEVWTATTRSVAPLKLRFCVNKHAPQFAGGGQHDSQELLEWLLDALHEDLNRVTEKPYSELKDSNGRPDKIVAAEAWSQHHARNQSIIIDLFYGQLKSKVSCLGCGHESVRFDPFSLLSLPLPVENYVYLEVLVILLDGSVPIKYGLRLNSECKYADLKNKLATLCNLQPSLMLICELWNSQIRQVLADEEKLRPQSAKDLYIYQLPEQNNVRTRSNSVLSMHIEQGLKDIQRSSALITAQDSLSSLSTLQTSSHRASSRVLCNGHISGLDIEPEAEAESEVTRYNNSGNIFSGNGSGDNQVHELLPDEAGKESLTLSSSPENNFIHGAAAQQKRVSSAKLLHTESNTSSMSYTNPSGENSMESSLTEPNPLAELAGGAHVSGSGSEDSASSCRTSPNESSGLSTAHTLGASLDVDEQAEEGNEEEPDQQITTSQPETSSGVYSRRSSQPHKAGKYLVAVHRKITRHDSYFLSYHKTRPSLFGVPLLIPNSEGGTHKDLYCAVWLQVSRLLSPLPATTDQANHAADCDDSLGYDFPFTLRAVKADGLTCAICPWSSFCRGCEIRCNNDFVLQGALPPINAASSNTTTPKMNAKFPSLPNLEVKRTPEYTASLSYTPTTKYFEDFTIAIDWDPTALHLRYQSTLERLWVDHETIAISRREQVEPVDLNHCLRAFTSEEKLEQWYHCSHCKGKKPATKKLQIWKLPPILIVHLKRFNCVNGKWVKSQKVVHFPFDDFDPTPYLASVPQETILRHKELLELKRDNEFTMASSEVVSELDEMDAASNQDIDEKEAKPATASPVTTSNIMRQNRSINTVRRQRLISTSLTKTPIVDGEFEDYHQHRLKEEVDEFDPKYRLYAVVSHSGMLNGGHYISYASNASGSWYCYNDSSCREISQKPMIDPSAAYLLFYERKGLDYEPYLPNIEGRVLPHATGLPLEVDETEGELKKLCTIS, encoded by the exons ATGGGCACCAAGGAGTCCAAGCACGCTTGCATCAGCTACGAGGATGCCGTTAAGCGAG TCAGCGACGCGGAGCTGCGGCGCCTGAAAGATGCCTTCAAGAAGTCAGCGGGAGTGGGACGACAGTTCCTTAGCCGGAATGCTTTTCAGCAGGATGTGCTGTGCGAGGGAGTGCCGCCGAAGATCACGGACATGCTGTATGCAGCCTGCGGTGGATCGCAGCGTGGAATTTCCTTTAAGGACCTGCTCTGCGGCTTAGTCCTCATCACCAGAGGCACTCAGGAGGAGAAAACAAA ATTTCTGTGGAACCTCTACTGTAATGATGCCGGCACCTACATCATCAAGACGGACTACGTGCGCAATGTGAACCTGGCTCCGTTCGAGAGCGTCTCCCTATTCGCCCAGAGCGAACGTGTCAATTTCGAGCAGTTCCAGGACTGGATCGTCAAGCATCGCAATGCCACGGTTCTTTCCAAATGGCTGCTGGCGGACAACTGTGTCAGTCTCACTTCGGAGCTGGAGACCCCCACGTTTTATCAGAGCTTGGCTGGCGTTACTCATCTGGAGGAGAAG GACATTGGTGATCTGGAGAAGGAGTTTTGGCGCCTCAAAAACACCTCGCAAAATGGCCAAATCGATCTGCAGTTCCTCGGTCCCCTAATCAGCCCACCAATACCAAAAAATGCACTGGCAGGACTGTTCAATGCATTCGATGAAAACCGTGATGGACACATCGATTTCAAGGAGCTGTGTTGCGGCGTAAGTGCGGCTTGCCGAGGACCTGGAGTGGAAAGGACGCGCT TTTGTTTCAAGATCTTTGATGTGGATCGGGACGGAGTTTTGTGCCACGAGGAGACACTACAAATGGTAAACGTTTTGCTGCTGGTGGCCAAGGAGAACCGTGATGCCGAACACTATCGGGAGCTCACCATGCAGCATGTAATCAGTGATCTGCTGGAATTTGCACAACGCCGGAGTCCAGACGGCACGCCCAGCAAACTAACTCGGGATAATGTGTCACTTACCGCCGAGGACTTTATGCTCTGGAATGTACAGTGCGATATGCGGCTGATGCAGCCCCTCCTTGACCTGATCTTCGAGCTCTGTCACATAGTCTTTGGTTTGTGGCCGCAGTGCAAGCACATGGAGAACGACATTGTCCGGGGATGGCTGCGCCGTGAGGAGCAAAGACCGTATCGCGTCGGCCAGTTCTGGTATCTGATTGCCCACGATTGGTGGCTGGGATGGATGCAGTATACCCAGCACACGGCCCATACCTGCGACTATTGCAAGCGCACCGCCAGCCAGCGAACCGCCGTGGATGAGGCACTCGTGTGCGATGAAAGCTTTAACACTAATAGCCTTGAGCAGCATGATAGCTACTCGCTGGGTTCTGGCACAGGCTCAGCCTCTGGCTCCAATTCAGCCAGCAGTGGCATCTCTGCGGGCCGACACTGTGGACCAACACGGCCCGGACCCATCGACAACAGCAACCTGATCACCGCGAATCCGTACAGAAATGTGCGCACTCTTACGGGCGAAGGAGGTCATCTTAAGCGGGACACACCCCTAGCGCAGAATCACGACTTTGAGTTGATTCCCAAATCGCTTTGGAAAGCTTTAAATCGGTGGTATGGCGATAATCTGCCACTACCCCGGCAG GTCATACAACCTCCAAACTCCGATGTGGATCTGGAGCTATACCCGCTCAACCTGCGCATCCTGCTGCATCAGGCCCAGCCCTCACAAACCGGAGCTGCTGGAGGTTCTCAGCTGGGCAGTTGGGGCTCCACGGTGAGCGGTGGCTATGGAGTTCTTGCCTCGGGTGGCGGATATGCGGCCATCGCCGCCAGCAGTGTCCTTCAGCCGCCCAAGCGGTACCTAGCCTACACAGCTGCTTTTAGCCGCCTGGCCACCATTCGTCAGGTCGGAGATTTTCTCTGCGAACAACTGCGTCTGAAATCGGAAGATATTCGGCTGTGGCACGTGCCGTACCCGGACACTGGAGCCATATTGCTGGAGGAGGATGCCATGTGCCTAAAGGAGCTGTTAATACGAGACAATGACCAGCTCCTGCTAGAGATCCGGAACAAGGACCTGACCTGGCCGGAAGAGCTTGGCTCTTTGGCCAGCGCTCAGAGTGGTCAAGGAGCCGGAACACCGGGCGATCGCCGTCGCCTCACCCGCAGCTCCATTATGTCCGTGCATGCGCCTGGCGCTACAGGACTCCACAATCTTGGCAACACCTGTTTCATGAACGCCGCCCTGCAGGTTCTGTTCAATACCCAGCCACTGGCCCAATACTTTCAGCGCGAGATGCATCGCTTCGAGCTGAATGCCACCAATAAGCTTGGAACGAGAGGCCAGTTGGCCATGCGCTATGCGGAGCTGCTTAAGGAAGTCTGGACCGCAACGACGCGCTCGGTGGCTCCATTGAAGCTGCGCTTCTGCGTCAACAAGCATGCCCCCCAGTTCGCAGGCGGTGGTCAGCACGATTCCCAGGAGCTGCTCGAGTGGCTGCTGGACGCCCTCCATGAAGACCTCAACCGTGTCACAGAGAAGCCATACAGCGAGCTGAAGGACTCCAACGGTCGGCCCGATAAGATCGTCGCTGCCGAAGCTTGGTCTCAGCACCACGCCCGCAACCAATCGATCATTATAGACCTCTTCTATGGACAACTGAAGTCCAAGGTCAGTTGCCTGGGCTGCGGACACGAATCAGTGCGCTTCGACCCCTTCAGTCTGCTCAGTTTGCCTCTGCCCGTGGAGAACTATGTCTACCTAGAGGTTTTGG TTATCCTCCTGGATGGCAGTGTACCCATTAAGTATGGCCTTCGTCTCAACTCTGAGTGCAAGTATGCAGATCTGAAGAACAAACTGGCCACGCTTTGTAACCTCCAACCCAGCCTGATGCTCATCTGCGAGCTTTGGAACTCCCAAATACGCCAAGTTTTAGCCGACGAGGAGAAGCTTCGGCCCCAGAGTGCCAAGGATCTGTACATCTACCAACTGCCCGAACAAAACAATGTGCGAACGCGCTCCAACTCGGTGCTTAGCATGCATATAGAACAGGGACTCAAGGATATCCAAAGGAGTTCAG CGCTAATTACAGCCCAAGATTCCCTTTCCTCTTTGAGCACTCTGCAAACCTCCAGCCACCGTGCCTCGTCTCGAGTCCTTTGCAATGGCCATATATCAGGGCTAGACATAGAGCCGGAGGCTGAGGCAGAGTCAGAGGTGACTAGGTACAACAACAGTGGCAACATTTTCAGCGGAAACGGTAGCGGCGACAACCAGGTGCACGAACTTCTGCCAGATGAGGCCGGAAAG GAGTCGCTCACATTGAGCTCCAGTCCCGAGAACAATTTCATACACGGAGCGGCGGCTCAGCAGAAGCGTGTCTCCTCCGCCAAGCTGCTACACACGGAAAGCAACACCAGCTCCATGTCCTACACGAATCCCTCCGGCGAGAACTCCATGGAGAGCTCGTTGACGGAGCCCAACCCTCTGGCAGAGCTGGCGGGAGGAGCGCATGTGAGCGGAAGTGGCAGTGAGGACTCGGCCAGCTCCTGCCGAACATCGCCCAACGAATCCAGTGGACTGAGCACAGCTCACACGCTGGGAGCCAGCCTGGATGTGGACGAGCAGGCGGAAGAGGGTAACGAAGAGGAGCCGGATCAGCAAATAACCACCTCGCAGCCGGAAACCAGCAGTGGCGTCTACTCCCGTCGCTCCTCGCAGCCGCACAAGGCCGGCAAGTATCTAGTAGCCGTGCATCGGAAGATCACCCGCCATGACAGCTACTTCCTATCCTACCACAAAACACGGCCCAGCCTGTTTGGAGTGCCTCTGCTGATCCCCAACAGCGAGGGTGGCACGCACAAGGATCTGTATTGTGCCGTGTGGCTGCAAGTGAGCAGGTTACTTAGTCCTTTGCCGGCGACAACGGATCAGGCGAACCATGCTGCCGATTG TGATGACAGTCTGGGCTATGATTTTCCTTTCACGCTGCGAGCCGTTAAGGCGGATGGACTCACCTGTGCCATCTGCCCCTGGTCGAGTTTCTGTCGAGGCTGCGAGATTCGTTGCAACAACGACTTTGTGCTCCAGGGAGCCCTGCCTCCGATTAATGCTGCTTCCA GCAACACAACTACACCAAAAATGAATGCTAAATTCCCATCGTTACCAAACTTGGAGGTCAAAAGGACGCCAGAGTACACCGCCTCGTTATCGTATACACCGACAACGAAATATTTCGAAGACTTTACCATTGCCATTGATTGGGATCCGACCGCCCTGCATTTGCGCTACCAAAGTACCTTGGAGCGG CTGTGGGTGGACCATGAAACCATTGCCATAAGCCGACGGGAGCAAGTGGAGCCCGTTGACCTGAACCATTGCCTGCGCGCCTTTACCTCCGAAGAGAAGCTGGAGCAGTGGTACCACTGCAGTCACTGCAAGGGCAAGAAACCCGCCACCAAGAAGCTGCAAATCTGGAAGTTGCCTCCGATATTA ATTGTTCACCTGAAGAGATTTAACTGCGTCAACGGCAAGTGGGTCAAGTCCCAGAAGGTGGTACACTTTCCCTTCGACGACTTTGATCCTACTCCGTATTTGGCATCAGTTCCCCAGGAGACGATCCTGCGTCACAAAGAACTATTGGAACTAAAGAGAGACAATGAGTTTACGATGGCCAGCAGCGAAGTGGTCAGCGAGTTGGATGAGATGGATGCAGCCAGCAATCAGGATATCGACGAAAAGGAGGCAAAGCCGGCTACTGCATCTCCAGTTACCACATCCAACATTATGCGACAGAACAGAAGCATCAATACTGTCCGAAGGCAGCGCCTAATTTCCACAAGTCTCACCAAGACGCCCATAGTAGATGGGGAGTTTGAGGACTACCACCAGCATAGGctcaaggaggaggtggaTGAGTTTGACCCAAAGTACAGACTCTATGCTGTGGTG TCCCACTCTGGCATGTTGAACGGAGGCCACTACATTTCCTACGCATCGAATGCAAGTGGTTCCTGGTACTGCTACAACGACAGTTCCTGTCGCGAAATATCCCAGAAGCCAATGATAGATCCGAGTGCTGCCTATCTGCTATTCTACGAGCGCAAAGGCCTGGACTATGAACCCTATCTGCCCAATATCGAGGGCCGCGTATTACCACATGCCACTGGACTCCCGCTTGAAGTGGATGAGACCGAGGGAGAGCTGAAGAAGCTGTGCACGATATCCTAA